In one window of Brassica rapa cultivar Chiifu-401-42 chromosome A07, CAAS_Brap_v3.01, whole genome shotgun sequence DNA:
- the LOC103831989 gene encoding zinc finger CCCH domain-containing protein 16 isoform X1, translating to MRKELCRNFQQGSCRYGERCRYLHPQQTKPNNPFGFGTQQQQNKTSNNPFGFGVQGGSNSSRPNQSQQPFQNTWQRNPSSGSGASTQQSGKQTQQADHKCTDPAACKRVIQEDLKNERPMWKLTCYAHCKHLPCDVSGDISYEELRAMAYEESKRGIPLQSIVERERNLQNAKVAEFENFLRSPYRGAVTANQTPSIFPPATQVNSSPPGGFSAFNQQPAFPNTNAGGGPPNPFGRFNQQPNAFSLNTPQPAPSGPSGFQSQPSSFGPGPAAPSAFQPSVSFKPASFGPGPVAPSGFQSQPASFGPGPGLATPPQNSSIFPSVTPTPAFNSNQNNQTGFSFNSPVASFTSPAVDTTNTPSGTELQAGGAPVDTSIWLKEKWNPGEIPEQAPPDAFVHR from the exons ATGAGAAAGGAGTTGTGCAGAAACTTTCAGCAAGGAAG TTGTAGGTATGGAGAAAGATGTAGATACCTTCATCCACAACAAACTAAACCAAACAACCCCTTCGGCTTCGGCACACAGCAGCAACAGAACAAGACTTCGAACAACCCTTTTGGATTCGGTGTACAAGGCGGTTCTAACTCCAGCAGACCAAATCAATCTCAGCAG CCTTTTCAGAACACATGGCAACGTAATCCTTCTAGTGGTAGTGGTGCTTCTACGCAGCAGTCTGGTAAACAGACTCAGCAGGCTGACCATAA ATGCACGGATCCTGCTGCGTGTAAGAGGGTGATTCAAGAGGATCTTAAGAATGAGAGACCCATGTGGAAGCTCACTTGCTACGCTCACTGCAAACA cCTTCCTTGTGACGTTTCTGGTGATATAAGCTACGAAGAGCTACGTGCCATGGCGTATGAAGAATCCAAACGAGGGATACCTCTACAGTCTATT GTTGAAAGGGAGAGGAATTTGCAAAACGCCAAAGTAGCTGAGtttgaaaactttctaaggagtccATACAGAGGCGCTGTTACAGCCAATCAAACTCCTAGTATCTTCCCACCAGCTACTCAGGTCAACTCCTCCCCTCCAGGGGGATTCTCTGCCTTCAATCAACAACCAGCATTCCCCAACACCAACGCTGGTGGTGGACCTCCTAATCCTTTTGGGCGGTTTAATCAACAACCTAATGCTTTCAGCCTCAACACTCCTCAACCTGCTCCTTCAG GTCCTTCTGGTTTCCAGAGTCAACCATCATCGTTTGGACCTGGACCAGCTGCTCCATCTGCTTTCCAACCATCAGTATCGTTCAAGCCAGCATCGTTTGGACCTGGACCGGTTGCTCCCTCTGGCTTCCAGAGTCAGCCAGCATCGTTTGGACCTGGACCAGGACTCGCCACACCTCCACAGAACAGCAGCATCTTTCCTTCAGTGACCCCGACGCCGGCTTTTAATTCTAACCAGAATAATCAGACCGGTTTTAGTTTCAATTCCCCTGTTGCATCTTTCACTTCTCCTGCTGTAGACACAACAAACACACCTTCCGG AACCGAGCTACAAGCAGGAGGTGCCCCTGTTGATACTAGCATCTGGTTAAAGGAGAAATGGAATCCAGGAGAG ATTCCAGAGCAAGCGCCGCCTGATGCATTTGTTCATCGATAA
- the LOC103831989 gene encoding zinc finger CCCH domain-containing protein 16 isoform X2, with the protein MRKELCRNFQQGSCRYGERCRYLHPQQTKPNNPFGFGTQQQQNKTSNNPFGFGVQGGSNSSRPNQSQQNTWQRNPSSGSGASTQQSGKQTQQADHKCTDPAACKRVIQEDLKNERPMWKLTCYAHCKHLPCDVSGDISYEELRAMAYEESKRGIPLQSIVERERNLQNAKVAEFENFLRSPYRGAVTANQTPSIFPPATQVNSSPPGGFSAFNQQPAFPNTNAGGGPPNPFGRFNQQPNAFSLNTPQPAPSGPSGFQSQPSSFGPGPAAPSAFQPSVSFKPASFGPGPVAPSGFQSQPASFGPGPGLATPPQNSSIFPSVTPTPAFNSNQNNQTGFSFNSPVASFTSPAVDTTNTPSGTELQAGGAPVDTSIWLKEKWNPGEIPEQAPPDAFVHR; encoded by the exons ATGAGAAAGGAGTTGTGCAGAAACTTTCAGCAAGGAAG TTGTAGGTATGGAGAAAGATGTAGATACCTTCATCCACAACAAACTAAACCAAACAACCCCTTCGGCTTCGGCACACAGCAGCAACAGAACAAGACTTCGAACAACCCTTTTGGATTCGGTGTACAAGGCGGTTCTAACTCCAGCAGACCAAATCAATCTCAGCAG AACACATGGCAACGTAATCCTTCTAGTGGTAGTGGTGCTTCTACGCAGCAGTCTGGTAAACAGACTCAGCAGGCTGACCATAA ATGCACGGATCCTGCTGCGTGTAAGAGGGTGATTCAAGAGGATCTTAAGAATGAGAGACCCATGTGGAAGCTCACTTGCTACGCTCACTGCAAACA cCTTCCTTGTGACGTTTCTGGTGATATAAGCTACGAAGAGCTACGTGCCATGGCGTATGAAGAATCCAAACGAGGGATACCTCTACAGTCTATT GTTGAAAGGGAGAGGAATTTGCAAAACGCCAAAGTAGCTGAGtttgaaaactttctaaggagtccATACAGAGGCGCTGTTACAGCCAATCAAACTCCTAGTATCTTCCCACCAGCTACTCAGGTCAACTCCTCCCCTCCAGGGGGATTCTCTGCCTTCAATCAACAACCAGCATTCCCCAACACCAACGCTGGTGGTGGACCTCCTAATCCTTTTGGGCGGTTTAATCAACAACCTAATGCTTTCAGCCTCAACACTCCTCAACCTGCTCCTTCAG GTCCTTCTGGTTTCCAGAGTCAACCATCATCGTTTGGACCTGGACCAGCTGCTCCATCTGCTTTCCAACCATCAGTATCGTTCAAGCCAGCATCGTTTGGACCTGGACCGGTTGCTCCCTCTGGCTTCCAGAGTCAGCCAGCATCGTTTGGACCTGGACCAGGACTCGCCACACCTCCACAGAACAGCAGCATCTTTCCTTCAGTGACCCCGACGCCGGCTTTTAATTCTAACCAGAATAATCAGACCGGTTTTAGTTTCAATTCCCCTGTTGCATCTTTCACTTCTCCTGCTGTAGACACAACAAACACACCTTCCGG AACCGAGCTACAAGCAGGAGGTGCCCCTGTTGATACTAGCATCTGGTTAAAGGAGAAATGGAATCCAGGAGAG ATTCCAGAGCAAGCGCCGCCTGATGCATTTGTTCATCGATAA